The following DNA comes from Camelina sativa cultivar DH55 chromosome 14, Cs, whole genome shotgun sequence.
ataaatcaaatctaaatttcTACTTCTTAATtgatgtgtatgtgtatgttaTCGTGGACAAtattaaatttactttttttttttaaataacttgttCTCAAATcatttatactattaaagcaaGAGTACTCATGGACCAATTTttggaccatgactttgttttgatagtttttaaataaaatggttagtaATCAGTAATTATAGATACACTAGTATATAATTCTCTAACCTTTCAAATTAAGTTGGATACCCGCGGGTTATTTAATACCCAGTTAATAACCCGATTTTCTAACAATATTATGTATTAAATCAATGATAATCTTGCCTAAATCTTAATCGgttagaatatttaattaaggaaaacatACACATCAgaattaaataaggaaaacatttaaatacataataaatcaaatctaaatttctaattctttataaatattataggGGAAAAAATTACAGTTAATATTTGTGCATATTTTTCTCACAGTTTtaggaacaaataaataaatacaatttaattttaaaaaacaatttaaaacaaaaattcaattactttaaaaggtattttaaaatagCAAAGTATTCATTATAgccttaataatataaagttaattaatatataagatatgtgaaattaataaaaatcaattcaaatttattttaatagatagataaaatatatataaaatcaacttATTTGTAAATACTATCTAAAATACaagatatacaaaaaatatctttaaaaagatcttatgtaactaatatattttgaaatcataaataaaaatatatatatttatgaaaataaactatttcatggattacatttattgtttaagaaaaactataaaaaattcatttttaaaatataaaaaagaaacaaagaaatttcaatttatatttgtatttctaaatagtaattaccctaaaataagtatataaaactctaaaattcaataattacaattggttgactatattgtattactatatatttatgcaaaattgaatattaataagtaattttttaatttatttactataaacaaatcttctattgcagaatgaaataaattatatgtcaaaaaaatgtgagaaaagcACAAATTTTAGTTATGTTCTTACCCAAAAattttggatgataaaatttttttaattgttaattatttaaaagagaacagttatggaacataataaattttactGGTAGGAACGCGACGAAACAGGACGGGATGGTAAGAGATGTCTTTGTCATTTTAAAATAGTTACACACAGGTTATATATGGATTAAAAtctgatatttggatttaataCCTTTAAGCATACCGCTATCgtttaaaaacttcaaaacgATCATTGTATATTTGTTACCGTGTTAAAGATGTCTAAACAACAtacttatctaaatatgttttaacatttACCATGTAAGTAAACCAAATATACTACTCAAtggtatttaaaattttgaaattataaaaaagctTATAAATCAAACTATTTTATGCattcaaaatatacataaattaattacaatactGTATGTGTAATTCTGTGGTGTAGTGGGGGTATTACgtagttatattttaaaaaattagtacaTTACTCAAATTAgtaataaattttttagttaCGCAATTCTTTTACCATGGTTCATAGTAAAATTAGAAGTAACTCGACTGTGTGATACATGTCAAAAAGTTACTATTAGACCTTTGAAACGCGTCAATTGATATACGTTTTGAAGTCTACGCCAgcttttgttatttaaaaactCATTCTTTACATgtattgatgtatatatataactcagtTAAATTACAGTTCTTGACCAACATGACTCGTAGTATGATCTTCTAAAATGATGGCTACCAGTAGTCATTGCAAGAACACACACCATCTCTGAAATGATGGAACCGAGTTCTGTCTCTAGCAATAATCTCCCTTTTGTAAATCTTTGATATAAGTTTTGTGGCCTCATGACAATTTCTGCACACCCTTAGATTCTTCACGATTGTAAGTTTAGCCCCAGGCTTTGTACTGATCAACCCAAATGCAATAGCTAGCTTCTCGCTGTGATGCCTCAACGCTCCTTCTTTCCattcttcttccatctcctgCAAGACTTCAGAAGTATCCGGAACAAACCCAGCTTCCTCCAGTAACACTTCCATTTCTTCTAACATTCCGTAGATTTCTCTGTTCCGTGGATGGAATTTATCCCCAATGATGAACTCATGGACCACAGAATCTATTTCGATAGAGCTGCAACCGGGAACTTTCTTCATACCTTTATCACTAAGGAGCCCACGTATTTTTGCTACTTCATTCCATCTGCCTGCTATGGCGTAAATGTTAGATAGAAGTACATAAGAACCTGGAttttttggttcaatcttaATGAGGTTTTGTGCAAATGATTCGGCCAACTCGACATTCCCATGCATCTTGCAAGCTTTGAGTAGGGAGCACCAAATCACTCCATCAGGCTCCATTTGCATCGTGTTTATCATTTCTACCGCTTCTTTGAATAGACCCGAATGACCCAAAAGATCAATCATGCAACCGTAGTGCTCTAATTTCGGGGCTATTTTGTAGTCCTCTGTCATTGATCTGAAGATAAGGCGTCCAAGATCTAACATACCTGAATGGCTGCAAGCAGACAACAAACCAACAAACGTGATATCATCAGGTTCAATCCCATACTTTCTCATTCTTGAGAAAAGATCAAATGCTGCATTGGCTCTCCCATGCATCGCAAACCCAAATATCATTGCGTTCCAAGACGACAAGCTTCTATTAAGCATACTGTCAAAAACTTGCTGTGCTGCCTCTATGTCTCCACATTTAGCATACATGTCAATCAGGCTTGTCCAGAGAGAAGAAGCATTCATAACACCCTTTAATCTCTTGTCGATATACACATGAATCCATCTTCCAATATCAATGGCTCCAAGGTGTGCACAAGCAGGAAGAATACTTAGCATTGTCACATCGTTTGGACTTTCACCTGATCTAAGCATTTcttgaaacaacaacaaagcttCTTTGTAAAGATTCATATGTGTGTAACCACCGATCAATGTATTCCACGAAATCACATCCTTGTAAGACAATCCTTCGAACAAACCACAAGCTGTCTCCACTTCACCACATTTAATGTACAAATCAATGAGAGCATTAACAATCTTGAGATTTGAACCAAAACcatgatcatcatcaatccATGAATGTACCTGACGACCCAATTTAATACTACCAGACTGAGCACAAGCAGAAAGTACAGTGACCATTGTACTCTCATCTGGCCTAACATTAgtcttcatcatctctttgaaCAACCCTAATGCTTCCTTATAGTAACCGGTTTCAGCATATCCTGAAATCAATGCATTCCATGACACTACGTCTCTCACTGGAATTTCGTCGAACATCTTCTGCGCACTTTCGATATAGCCTCTAGACGCATAACCCGCGACCAAAGCTGTGTAAGAAACCACATCTCGGTGAGAACTTTTATCGAACACCTTACGTGCATCTTCCAATCTCCCGTTTTGAACGTACATAGAGATCAGAGAAGTATGTACGTAAAGATCTAAATCACACCCAAGTTTCAGAACGTGCCCATGGATCTGTTGCCCTTCCTTAAAAGACTTGGACTTTGCACAAAATTTCAATAGAAACGGAAACGAATAGGAATTAGGAAGAAGCCCAAGTGAAATCATACAAACATACAAGTTCAGAGCAGAGACAGGGTCCGAACTCAACGCGTGCCCACGAAACATCGTGTTCCATATCAACAGGTTCGGTTCCTGGATCGTTTCGAAAACAGAGATAGCATAAGGAAGGCCTTCGAAGCGTGGAGAGGTAACGCAGAACTCGATAAGCTTGCTGAGAGCGTAGTTGGTGTTGTGGAGTCCGGTTTTGATCATCTGAGCGTGGATGATGCGTAGGCATTGGAGAGTTTTGCAATTGCGGagtagagaaagagaagggTGGTTTCGTAGAGAATCGTAAGGtggatcagaagaagaaggaaggtaATGGAAtgggtaagaagaagaagaagaagaagaagaagaagaagtaacgGTCAGAGGAGAACACGagagcatcttcttcttcttcttcttctttccttatcGCTTGCTTCTAAcctaaacattttatttaattctttgttttttttggcaaaattaaatttaaacggaaaaatatgtttgtttgcttATAATAggtaaacataaattaaataaaatcattaattattTGGGTTTACATAAATACAATCATCAAAACAGTTTAA
Coding sequences within:
- the LOC104739392 gene encoding pentatricopeptide repeat-containing protein At1g08070, chloroplastic-like, which produces MLSCSPLTVTSSSSSSSSSSYPFHYLPSSSDPPYDSLRNHPSLSLLRNCKTLQCLRIIHAQMIKTGLHNTNYALSKLIEFCVTSPRFEGLPYAISVFETIQEPNLLIWNTMFRGHALSSDPVSALNLYVCMISLGLLPNSYSFPFLLKFCAKSKSFKEGQQIHGHVLKLGCDLDLYVHTSLISMYVQNGRLEDARKVFDKSSHRDVVSYTALVAGYASRGYIESAQKMFDEIPVRDVVSWNALISGYAETGYYKEALGLFKEMMKTNVRPDESTMVTVLSACAQSGSIKLGRQVHSWIDDDHGFGSNLKIVNALIDLYIKCGEVETACGLFEGLSYKDVISWNTLIGGYTHMNLYKEALLLFQEMLRSGESPNDVTMLSILPACAHLGAIDIGRWIHVYIDKRLKGVMNASSLWTSLIDMYAKCGDIEAAQQVFDSMLNRSLSSWNAMIFGFAMHGRANAAFDLFSRMRKYGIEPDDITFVGLLSACSHSGMLDLGRLIFRSMTEDYKIAPKLEHYGCMIDLLGHSGLFKEAVEMINTMQMEPDGVIWCSLLKACKMHGNVELAESFAQNLIKIEPKNPGSYVLLSNIYAIAGRWNEVAKIRGLLSDKGMKKVPGCSSIEIDSVVHEFIIGDKFHPRNREIYGMLEEMEVLLEEAGFVPDTSEVLQEMEEEWKEGALRHHSEKLAIAFGLISTKPGAKLTIVKNLRVCRNCHEATKLISKIYKREIIARDRTRFHHFRDGVCSCNDYW